A genome region from Candidatus Manganitrophus noduliformans includes the following:
- a CDS encoding diguanylate cyclase, with translation MSEETVIRIAIIGAGRGGLALLQCFSEIPDIQISGIADTNQDAPGMQEAKRLGILSTTRLLDLITQPDVDLILEVTGDPDMPAFILGHKKKSAELFSGAEAKLLWRLVQNMIRQNRQIRSLMEQIKSEAMRDTLTGLYNRRYFDHRAEEEIIRADRGKHALAFMLCDLDDFKSLNEAKGRQLGDEILKAVATDMKQSTRGSDLIFRWGGDEVVVVLSKATREGVLIAAERIRKGIRKIGKKAAVPLDLSIGVSLYPDHGDNLDKLIHLADRALYIAKKGGEKIHIGDEGYPLNETAIKVVFQPIIDLRTKQVIGSEALTRDPKGKLNVFDLFRRYHTIGQLNELKRICFSTQLKAAEEHKIERLFVNIDSDILSRMDSVPKPPGIDVILEISEAEALHSVEKHLQMADKWRGKGFKFAIDDFGAGFISLPFVAQLMPDYIKIDRMTTLQAVSSKKFRKFLKNLIAALQEYVTVGMVAEGIETEEELEVVRDLGIYLAQGYLLGKPKAIKPSRPPKK, from the coding sequence ATGTCGGAAGAAACAGTCATCCGGATCGCGATTATCGGAGCGGGGAGAGGGGGCCTGGCGCTGCTGCAGTGCTTCTCCGAGATCCCCGACATCCAAATTTCCGGCATTGCCGACACGAACCAAGACGCTCCCGGGATGCAAGAGGCCAAACGGCTCGGCATTCTCTCCACCACCCGTCTCCTTGATCTCATCACCCAGCCGGACGTCGATCTGATTTTGGAGGTGACCGGCGATCCCGATATGCCGGCCTTCATCCTGGGACACAAAAAGAAATCGGCGGAGCTGTTCAGCGGGGCGGAGGCCAAGCTTCTCTGGCGGCTCGTGCAAAACATGATTCGCCAGAATCGCCAGATTCGCTCTCTCATGGAGCAGATCAAATCGGAGGCGATGCGCGACACCCTCACCGGGCTTTACAACCGCCGCTATTTCGATCACCGGGCGGAAGAAGAGATCATCCGCGCAGACCGTGGCAAACATGCCCTGGCCTTTATGCTCTGCGACCTGGACGACTTCAAAAGCCTCAACGAAGCCAAGGGGCGGCAGCTCGGAGATGAAATATTAAAAGCGGTCGCCACCGACATGAAACAGTCGACCCGGGGATCCGATTTAATCTTCCGCTGGGGGGGCGATGAGGTCGTCGTGGTCCTCTCGAAGGCGACGCGGGAAGGGGTCCTCATCGCCGCGGAACGGATTCGAAAAGGAATCCGGAAAATCGGGAAAAAAGCGGCCGTCCCCCTCGATCTGAGCATCGGCGTCTCTCTCTATCCCGATCACGGAGACAATCTCGACAAGCTGATTCACCTCGCCGATCGCGCCCTCTATATCGCCAAGAAGGGGGGGGAGAAGATTCACATCGGCGACGAGGGTTACCCTCTCAATGAAACGGCGATCAAGGTGGTGTTCCAACCGATTATCGATCTGCGGACGAAACAGGTGATCGGTTCTGAAGCGCTCACCCGGGACCCGAAAGGGAAGCTGAATGTCTTCGATCTCTTCAGAAGATATCACACGATCGGACAGCTGAACGAATTGAAACGGATCTGTTTTTCCACCCAGCTCAAGGCCGCCGAAGAGCATAAAATCGAAAGGCTGTTCGTGAATATCGATTCGGATATTCTCAGCCGGATGGATTCGGTGCCGAAGCCCCCCGGCATTGACGTCATTTTAGAGATCTCGGAAGCGGAGGCCCTCCATAGCGTCGAAAAACATCTTCAGATGGCCGACAAATGGCGGGGGAAGGGCTTTAAGTTCGCAATCGATGATTTTGGGGCCGGCTTTATCTCCTTGCCCTTTGTCGCGCAGCTGATGCCCGATTACATTAAAATCGATCGAATGACGACACTCCAGGCGGTCTCGTCCAAGAAATTCAGAAAGTTTTTAAAGAATTTGATCGCCGCCCTTCAGGAATATGTGACGGTCGGGATGGTTGCGGAGGGGATCGAGACGGAGGAGGAGCTGGAGGTCGTCCGCGATCTCGGCATCTACCTCGCCCAAGGCTATCTTCTCGGCAAGCCCAAAGCGATCAAACCTTCCCGGCCCCCCAAAAAATAG
- a CDS encoding ABC transporter ATP-binding protein, which produces MRVIELKSVNKTYPHPLHPVAALKEITLQIEKGSFSLLMGPSGCGKSTLLNLIGGLDQPTSGDLTLDGRPTRGFTDADWTRLRRTEIGMIFQFFNLLPMLNALENVALPLLLRGDRPEEAKRRATAALISVGLGNRLDHRPSALSGGEMQRVAIARADVVSPQILLADEPTGNLDSENGEEVLKLLSSRARAGVTLLLATHSPQAVPYADQIIHLKDGRVDRIDRIERKY; this is translated from the coding sequence ATGCGTGTGATTGAACTAAAATCGGTCAACAAAACCTACCCCCATCCGCTTCATCCGGTCGCCGCCCTCAAGGAGATCACCCTTCAGATTGAAAAGGGCTCCTTCTCTCTTTTGATGGGACCGAGCGGGTGCGGGAAATCAACCCTCCTCAACCTCATCGGCGGGCTCGATCAGCCGACCTCGGGCGATCTGACCCTCGACGGCCGGCCGACGCGCGGTTTCACTGATGCCGACTGGACCCGGCTTCGCCGGACGGAGATCGGGATGATTTTTCAGTTCTTCAATCTCCTTCCGATGCTCAATGCCCTGGAAAATGTCGCCCTTCCCCTGCTGCTCCGGGGCGATCGTCCGGAAGAGGCAAAGCGGCGCGCCACGGCGGCCCTCATTTCGGTCGGATTGGGAAATCGGCTCGATCACCGGCCGAGCGCCCTCTCCGGCGGGGAGATGCAGCGGGTGGCGATCGCGCGCGCCGACGTCGTCTCCCCGCAGATCCTCCTCGCCGACGAGCCGACCGGCAACCTCGATTCGGAAAATGGGGAAGAGGTCCTCAAGCTCCTCTCCTCCCGCGCCCGCGCCGGGGTCACCCTGCTCCTCGCCACGCACAGCCCCCAGGCCGTTCCTTACGCCGATCAGATCATCCATCTCAAAGACGGCCGGGTGGATCGAATAGACCGGATCGAAAGGAAATACTGA
- a CDS encoding DUF169 domain-containing protein: MTGYASLAQTLTTLLGLDRPPVAAAPVEAVPKGIPIFEGVSPSSCAFWRQAEKELFAANDADHMNCPIGAMVMGFELTDEAKEGLRRGLSMMCEVGYVKPEEAGEIPALAKKGKAMLYGPLSNFPIMPEVVVIWLQPAQAMLLREATGDAEWKSDVSSKIFGRPACAALAVASQGAAVSLSFGCSGMRTFTGVEPAYMLAALSGRLLEKLEPQLQRTHKANCAMQAFYDQQKSYFPFKKK; this comes from the coding sequence ATGACCGGATATGCCTCGTTGGCCCAAACGTTGACCACGCTTCTTGGATTAGACCGGCCGCCGGTGGCGGCGGCGCCGGTGGAGGCCGTTCCGAAAGGGATTCCGATTTTTGAAGGGGTTTCTCCCTCCTCCTGCGCTTTTTGGCGCCAGGCGGAAAAAGAGCTTTTCGCCGCGAACGATGCCGATCATATGAATTGCCCGATCGGGGCGATGGTGATGGGGTTTGAGCTGACCGATGAGGCGAAAGAGGGGCTCCGGCGCGGGCTCTCGATGATGTGCGAGGTTGGGTATGTGAAGCCCGAAGAGGCGGGAGAGATTCCCGCTTTGGCGAAGAAGGGAAAGGCGATGCTGTACGGGCCGCTTTCGAACTTCCCGATTATGCCGGAGGTGGTGGTGATCTGGCTTCAGCCGGCCCAGGCGATGCTCCTGCGGGAGGCGACCGGGGATGCCGAGTGGAAGAGCGATGTCTCCTCCAAGATCTTCGGCCGACCCGCCTGCGCGGCGCTGGCGGTGGCCTCTCAGGGGGCGGCGGTTTCCCTCTCGTTCGGCTGCAGCGGCATGCGGACCTTCACCGGCGTGGAGCCGGCCTACATGCTCGCCGCCCTGTCGGGCCGCCTGCTCGAAAAACTCGAGCCGCAGCTCCAGCGGACGCACAAGGCGAATTGCGCGATGCAGGCCTTCTACGATCAGCAGAAAAGCTATTTTCCGTTTAAAAAGAAATGA
- a CDS encoding YIP1 family protein, with protein sequence MTTVMDRIFRAAKLDRNLYEEVEADKDTLFQALGVVFFSGLAAGIGAAGRGPAQVLFGAAAALVGWFIWAALIYLIGVKLLPEPQTRSDLGELLRTIGFASAPGLIRVLGIFPGMAEIVFLVAAVWMFVAMVLAVRQALDYQSTIRAISVVAIGWIVQMVILVFALSMVQPSPEVGPVAPG encoded by the coding sequence ATGACCACAGTAATGGATCGAATTTTTCGCGCCGCGAAACTGGATCGGAACCTCTATGAGGAGGTCGAAGCCGATAAAGATACGTTGTTTCAGGCGCTCGGGGTCGTCTTTTTCTCCGGACTGGCGGCCGGGATCGGCGCCGCCGGACGCGGACCGGCGCAGGTCTTATTCGGCGCCGCCGCCGCTTTGGTCGGATGGTTCATTTGGGCGGCCCTGATCTATCTGATCGGGGTCAAGCTTCTCCCGGAGCCGCAAACGCGGTCCGATTTGGGAGAGCTGCTCCGGACCATCGGTTTTGCCAGCGCGCCCGGCCTGATTCGGGTGCTGGGGATCTTCCCGGGGATGGCCGAGATCGTTTTTCTCGTCGCCGCGGTCTGGATGTTCGTCGCGATGGTGCTGGCGGTCCGGCAGGCGCTCGACTATCAGAGCACGATCCGCGCCATTTCGGTGGTCGCCATCGGCTGGATTGTGCAGATGGTGATCCTGGTTTTTGCCTTGAGCATGGTGCAGCCCTCTCCGGAGGTGGGACCGGTCGCACCGGGATAA
- a CDS encoding S8 family serine peptidase: protein MAGIAAGDGSATNGQEAAGKYKGVAPKADLVVVKLKGGEESGTFESAAVVDAMAYLFEKAKVLNEPAVVNMSFGFHGGPIDGTSLLDQAVQSAVGPGRIIVASAGNQRAIPMPAEGTIPKDGSDTLTVDLSNCHAPGCTDVILSLWYAGEDAYTIKVTAPNGTPLSATDGARQSAVIDGSIVQIFNANSSPPNGDKNSLVTFSGRGSGEFVWSITLQRTGNRGSGKWDAWTVPPFGEVFFRDHVPRNPDSSVAGTVAEPGSSYGAITVGAYTTKFRWESSTGAQQSLAAFQDFGWLYFLSAGGPTRDGRIKPDLAAPGVLMSSASADCFVSNCIPENLSRDGRHLMIGGTSMSAPMVTGAAALILQADATNFPRPLLKNTAVQDFFTGTELPDNTWGHGKVSLLNAFNALQSDQPPTVSLSAGPADGTTVPFTASASDPDPDDSIAEYLWDFDNDGATDAITTTPTVSRKYTSGGAYTAKVIAVDQRGKNAEATTSVTVTASASDDGRGCFIATAAYGSYLDPHVQTLRNFRDEVLMRSAVGKQFIDFYYAWSPDAARFIARRPLLKAGTRLMLTPVVFTLEHPRLSGGVLLTGVIMFIPLAFKWRRSD from the coding sequence GTGGCAGGAATCGCGGCGGGGGATGGATCAGCGACGAATGGACAAGAGGCGGCTGGAAAATACAAAGGAGTTGCGCCAAAAGCCGATCTGGTCGTCGTGAAACTAAAAGGGGGAGAGGAGAGCGGCACCTTCGAGAGTGCCGCCGTTGTCGATGCGATGGCCTATCTTTTCGAAAAGGCGAAGGTCCTGAATGAACCGGCGGTCGTCAACATGAGCTTCGGTTTTCACGGCGGCCCGATCGACGGAACCAGCCTCCTCGACCAGGCGGTCCAGAGTGCAGTCGGACCGGGTAGGATAATCGTCGCTTCGGCAGGGAATCAAAGGGCAATTCCGATGCCCGCCGAGGGAACAATTCCGAAAGACGGATCGGACACGCTGACGGTCGACCTCTCCAACTGTCACGCTCCCGGTTGCACCGATGTAATTCTCAGTCTCTGGTACGCCGGCGAGGACGCCTATACGATCAAGGTTACCGCACCGAACGGCACCCCCCTCTCTGCCACTGACGGGGCCAGACAGTCCGCCGTCATCGACGGATCAATCGTCCAAATCTTCAACGCCAATTCCTCTCCCCCCAACGGGGACAAGAACAGCCTGGTTACCTTTAGCGGCCGGGGGAGTGGTGAGTTCGTGTGGTCGATTACACTACAGCGAACAGGAAACAGAGGAAGCGGAAAGTGGGATGCGTGGACCGTTCCACCTTTTGGAGAGGTCTTTTTCAGGGATCATGTCCCCAGGAATCCAGACAGTTCCGTGGCCGGAACGGTTGCTGAACCAGGATCCTCATACGGCGCGATCACAGTAGGGGCTTACACGACCAAGTTCCGGTGGGAAAGTTCAACCGGCGCCCAACAAAGCCTGGCCGCATTTCAGGATTTCGGCTGGCTCTATTTTCTATCCGCCGGTGGTCCAACCCGGGATGGCCGGATCAAGCCTGATCTTGCGGCGCCAGGAGTCCTCATGTCATCCGCTTCTGCCGACTGTTTTGTATCTAACTGTATCCCGGAAAACCTTTCACGTGATGGGCGCCATCTAATGATCGGAGGGACAAGCATGTCGGCGCCTATGGTGACCGGTGCCGCCGCCTTGATCCTTCAGGCCGATGCGACCAACTTTCCCCGCCCGCTTTTAAAGAACACCGCCGTCCAAGACTTTTTCACCGGCACAGAGCTGCCCGACAACACCTGGGGCCATGGGAAGGTCAGCCTCCTCAACGCCTTCAATGCCCTTCAGTCCGACCAGCCCCCGACCGTGAGCCTCAGCGCCGGCCCAGCCGATGGGACCACCGTCCCCTTCACCGCGTCGGCCTCCGATCCCGATCCGGATGACAGCATCGCCGAATACCTCTGGGACTTTGATAATGACGGCGCCACCGACGCGATCACCACCACGCCGACGGTCAGCCGGAAATATACTTCCGGCGGCGCCTATACGGCGAAAGTGATCGCGGTCGATCAACGGGGAAAGAACGCCGAAGCCACAACATCGGTCACCGTCACCGCATCGGCCTCGGACGATGGGCGCGGCTGTTTCATCGCCACAGCGGCGTATGGCAGCTATCTCGACCCCCATGTTCAAACGCTCAGAAACTTCCGAGATGAGGTGTTAATGCGGTCGGCTGTGGGAAAGCAATTTATCGATTTTTACTACGCCTGGAGCCCCGACGCGGCGAGGTTTATCGCGAGGCGTCCGCTGCTGAAAGCGGGGACCCGGCTCATGCTGACGCCGGTGGTCTTCACCCTGGAGCATCCACGGCTCTCCGGAGGAGTCTTACTGACAGGCGTGATCATGTTTATTCCCCTTGCTTTTAAGTGGAGACGGAGTGACTGA
- a CDS encoding ABC transporter permease, with translation MRVLFEWISFRHLFRERRAWLTLIGVALGISVFISIRIANQSVLSAYRHSVDAVAGNTTLEVVGRAGPFDETIIAEIRETPNVRSVAPIIQAPLPMTSPPSTQGEILFLMGVDLLQEGPFRQYEISSGLNEREPETFFTELMEPDAVLLTAPFAARHRIQVGDAISVRDGKRLLSLRVVGLLKGRGLAEAEGGNIAVMDIASAQWRLGKLGTLDRIDLITDAQTPLSKIIPSLSERIGPGLSLRRPEQRSEQVEKMLFAFQLNLTALSAISLFVGIFLIYNTLLVSVVHRRKEIGILRSLGVTRLRIFLLFLWEGILLGTLGGLGGVLIGAFLAQGVLRLVARTVSEIYVPIPPSPFSLPPSIFWEGIGIGIIVSALSSLLPALQAGRLRPREAMEGIYASQQPPSVAKFLIAASLLGVTAALLSRVPPHWNLPAAGYLSAAFLLITFSMLVPPGLLFFSHLIAPLLEHLPPSWRLARGHLEQAIRRNAPTIAAFMGALAMMISVVIMIESFRNTVVLWIDQTIKADIIGAPVSLLSNESEETLPDDLISTVRQTAGVEAVDGYRSLRLLFREEPALLVGRDLAIHAAHSRYLFRSGDSDEVIQRAIREGKVLLSEVFANRFGLREGETIEVPSPEGTVPLEIAGVFYEYSTDGGKMVIDRSLLQKFWKDDRLNVIAVYLEKGFSPDAVRQELVQRAGAESGLAFITQVNFKNEILRIFDQTFLVTYALEWIAVAVALLGITNTLFVSILERQREIGILRAVGASRRQVVQVVLIEAFYMGVIGNILSLFCAFFLSLLLIFVINKQSFGWTLLYHYPPSVIVHSFLLATVTALLAGYFPARKAARLEVTEAISYE, from the coding sequence ATGCGCGTTCTGTTCGAGTGGATCTCCTTCCGCCATCTCTTCCGCGAGCGGCGGGCCTGGCTGACCCTGATTGGGGTCGCTCTCGGCATCTCGGTCTTCATCTCGATCCGGATCGCGAACCAGAGCGTCTTGAGCGCCTATCGCCACTCGGTCGATGCGGTCGCCGGAAACACCACGCTCGAAGTCGTCGGCCGCGCGGGCCCTTTCGATGAAACCATCATCGCCGAGATTCGAGAAACCCCGAACGTCCGATCGGTCGCGCCGATCATCCAGGCTCCCCTCCCGATGACCTCTCCCCCTTCGACGCAGGGAGAGATCCTGTTCTTGATGGGGGTCGATCTCCTCCAGGAAGGTCCCTTCCGCCAGTATGAGATCAGCAGCGGCCTCAACGAAAGGGAGCCGGAAACCTTCTTTACCGAATTGATGGAACCCGATGCGGTGTTGCTGACGGCGCCGTTCGCCGCCCGCCATCGGATTCAGGTCGGCGATGCGATCTCCGTTCGCGACGGGAAACGCCTCCTCTCCCTCCGAGTCGTCGGTCTCCTGAAAGGACGGGGACTGGCCGAAGCGGAGGGGGGAAATATCGCCGTCATGGACATCGCCTCCGCGCAGTGGCGCCTCGGCAAGCTCGGAACACTCGACCGGATCGATCTGATCACCGACGCGCAAACCCCGCTGAGTAAGATCATCCCCTCCTTGTCCGAGCGGATTGGACCCGGTCTCTCGCTTCGCAGACCCGAGCAACGGAGCGAGCAGGTGGAGAAGATGCTCTTCGCCTTTCAGTTGAACCTGACCGCCCTCTCGGCCATCTCCCTCTTCGTCGGGATCTTTCTGATCTACAACACCCTCCTTGTCTCGGTCGTTCACCGGCGGAAAGAGATCGGCATCCTCCGCTCCCTCGGCGTCACCCGCCTTCGGATCTTCCTCCTCTTTTTATGGGAGGGGATTTTGCTGGGAACCCTCGGGGGGCTCGGGGGGGTGCTCATCGGCGCCTTTCTCGCCCAGGGGGTTTTGCGGCTGGTCGCCCGGACGGTCAGCGAGATCTATGTCCCGATCCCCCCCTCTCCCTTTTCTCTCCCCCCGTCGATCTTTTGGGAGGGGATCGGCATCGGGATCATCGTCTCGGCCCTCTCATCCCTCCTCCCCGCGCTGCAAGCCGGCCGGCTCCGGCCACGGGAGGCGATGGAGGGGATCTATGCCTCCCAACAGCCCCCTTCGGTGGCGAAGTTCTTGATCGCCGCCTCTCTCCTCGGCGTGACCGCCGCCCTTCTCTCGCGGGTCCCCCCTCACTGGAATCTCCCCGCGGCCGGCTATCTCTCCGCCGCTTTTCTCCTGATCACCTTCTCGATGCTCGTCCCGCCCGGCCTCCTCTTCTTCTCCCATTTGATCGCGCCGCTGCTTGAGCACCTCCCCCCCTCCTGGCGGCTGGCGCGCGGCCATTTGGAGCAGGCGATCCGGCGGAATGCGCCGACGATCGCCGCCTTCATGGGAGCGCTGGCGATGATGATCAGCGTCGTCATCATGATCGAGAGCTTCCGCAACACCGTCGTCCTCTGGATCGACCAGACGATCAAAGCCGATATCATCGGCGCCCCCGTCTCGCTCCTCTCCAATGAATCGGAAGAGACCCTTCCCGATGATCTGATCTCGACGGTGCGTCAAACGGCCGGGGTCGAAGCGGTCGACGGCTACCGCTCTCTGCGACTTCTCTTTCGGGAGGAGCCGGCGCTGCTGGTCGGACGCGATCTGGCGATCCACGCGGCGCACAGCCGATATCTCTTCCGGTCGGGCGATTCGGATGAAGTCATCCAACGGGCGATTCGCGAGGGGAAGGTCCTCCTCTCCGAAGTCTTCGCCAACCGCTTCGGCCTGCGCGAGGGAGAGACGATCGAGGTCCCTTCCCCCGAAGGGACGGTCCCGCTGGAGATCGCCGGCGTCTTCTACGAATACAGCACCGACGGCGGCAAAATGGTCATCGACCGCTCGCTTCTTCAGAAATTCTGGAAAGACGACCGGCTCAATGTCATCGCCGTCTATCTAGAAAAGGGATTCTCCCCCGATGCGGTCCGTCAGGAATTGGTCCAGCGCGCGGGGGCGGAATCGGGGCTGGCCTTCATCACGCAGGTCAATTTCAAAAATGAGATCTTGCGGATTTTCGACCAAACTTTTCTCGTCACCTATGCGCTGGAATGGATCGCGGTGGCGGTCGCGCTGCTCGGGATCACCAACACCCTCTTCGTCTCGATCCTGGAGCGGCAGCGGGAGATCGGCATCTTGCGGGCGGTCGGCGCCTCGCGCCGCCAGGTGGTCCAGGTGGTCTTGATCGAGGCCTTCTACATGGGGGTGATCGGGAACATTCTCTCCCTCTTCTGCGCCTTCTTCCTCTCGCTCCTCCTGATCTTCGTCATCAACAAACAGTCGTTCGGCTGGACCCTCCTTTATCATTACCCTCCTTCCGTCATCGTCCACTCCTTCTTGCTTGCGACGGTGACGGCGCTGCTCGCCGGATATTTCCCGGCGCGCAAGGCGGCGCGGCTGGAGGTCACGGAGGCGATTTCGTATGAATAA
- a CDS encoding CUAEP/CCAEP-tail radical SAM (seleno)protein, with translation MKKRGEILLISCYELGHQPVGIAMPLGFLARAGYLPDAVDLSVDKLDPEKVARARFVGISVPMHTALRIGARVLERVREMNPSCHVAFFGLYASLNEAYLLKNGADSVIGGEYEGPLLALIDRLAAGRADSSDAIDGVSRGEERQAPLRAHLSFAVPDRETLPSLAKYAHLEENGVRRTAGSVEASRGCRHLCRHCPIPPVYEGRFFLVPYETVLADIRNLVRLGTTHITFGDPDFLNGPNHSLRIVRAMREAFPEITFDFTAKVEHLLKHRALIPEFAALGCRFIISAVESLNDTVLHHLAKNHTRADVLEALKIVREAGIALRPSLVPFTPWTTLDDIIALFDFVEKEGLIDHLDPVQYTIRLLIPPGSLFLKEPSMAPHLGPLVQETFTYQWTHPDPRMDRLQKEMSRVVEAGTEEDPMVVFYRLKALAVAAKEGRSPRKIDVAVDPNRPKPPRLTEPWFCCAEPTENQFAVLDDSEKIL, from the coding sequence ATGAAGAAGCGGGGGGAGATTTTACTCATTTCTTGTTATGAGCTGGGACACCAGCCGGTGGGGATCGCCATGCCGCTGGGATTTCTCGCGCGGGCCGGTTATCTTCCCGACGCGGTCGATCTCTCGGTCGATAAACTCGATCCCGAAAAGGTCGCGCGCGCCCGGTTTGTCGGCATTTCCGTCCCGATGCACACGGCGCTCCGGATCGGCGCGCGGGTGTTGGAGCGGGTTCGGGAGATGAATCCCTCCTGCCACGTTGCCTTTTTCGGCCTTTACGCTTCGTTGAATGAAGCGTACCTTCTGAAGAACGGGGCCGATTCGGTGATCGGCGGCGAATATGAGGGGCCGCTGCTGGCGCTGATCGACCGGCTCGCCGCGGGGCGGGCCGATTCGTCCGATGCGATTGACGGGGTCAGCCGGGGGGAGGAGCGGCAAGCGCCGCTGCGCGCGCATTTGTCCTTCGCGGTTCCCGACCGCGAGACGCTGCCCTCCCTTGCAAAGTATGCTCATCTTGAAGAAAACGGCGTCCGCCGGACGGCCGGCTCCGTCGAGGCGAGCCGGGGCTGCCGCCATCTCTGCCGTCACTGCCCGATCCCGCCGGTGTATGAAGGTCGGTTTTTTCTGGTTCCCTATGAGACCGTTCTGGCGGACATACGAAACCTCGTTCGACTCGGGACGACCCATATCACTTTCGGCGATCCCGATTTTCTCAACGGCCCGAACCACTCGCTTCGGATCGTCCGGGCGATGCGCGAAGCGTTTCCGGAGATCACGTTCGATTTTACGGCCAAGGTTGAGCACCTCTTGAAGCACCGCGCCTTGATTCCCGAGTTTGCTGCGCTCGGCTGCCGGTTCATCATCTCGGCGGTCGAATCGTTAAACGATACCGTCCTTCATCATCTTGCCAAGAATCATACGCGGGCCGACGTTCTCGAAGCGTTGAAGATTGTCCGGGAGGCGGGGATTGCGCTTCGCCCTTCGCTGGTTCCCTTTACCCCCTGGACGACGCTGGACGACATAATCGCCCTATTCGATTTCGTCGAGAAAGAGGGGCTGATCGATCATCTCGATCCGGTCCAATATACGATTCGTCTGTTGATTCCACCCGGATCTCTCTTCCTCAAAGAGCCGAGCATGGCTCCCCATTTGGGGCCGCTCGTTCAGGAGACGTTTACTTATCAATGGACCCATCCCGATCCGAGGATGGATCGGCTTCAGAAGGAGATGAGCCGCGTGGTCGAGGCGGGGACGGAGGAGGACCCGATGGTGGTTTTTTATCGATTGAAGGCGCTGGCGGTTGCCGCGAAGGAGGGCCGGTCCCCTCGAAAGATCGACGTGGCGGTCGATCCGAACCGTCCGAAGCCCCCGCGCCTGACCGAGCCGTGGTTCTGCTGCGCCGAGCCGACGGAGAATCAGTTCGCGGTCCTGGATGATTCCGAGAAGATTCTTTAG
- a CDS encoding nucleotidyl transferase AbiEii/AbiGii toxin family protein, whose translation MLDLYAELVQIIEALSKQKLPYALVGGIAVSLYTRPRATEDIDLLVREEDWSAIRSAMERLGYTVEANPMLLAQGRLLIRRLTKLSGEDFLVLDFLIPQTDEIASVLENRTRLSWQGRDLWIAAVQDLKRLKALRGSLQDKADIEALEGGGEG comes from the coding sequence GTGTTGGATCTCTACGCGGAACTGGTTCAGATTATTGAGGCCCTGTCGAAGCAGAAGCTTCCCTATGCCCTCGTGGGGGGAATTGCCGTCTCGCTTTATACCCGGCCGAGAGCCACCGAAGATATCGACCTGCTCGTCCGGGAAGAAGACTGGAGCGCGATCCGGTCGGCCATGGAAAGGTTGGGTTATACAGTTGAAGCCAACCCGATGCTTCTTGCCCAAGGGCGTCTTCTGATTCGACGGCTGACCAAACTTTCCGGAGAGGACTTCCTGGTCCTGGACTTCTTGATTCCGCAAACGGATGAGATTGCAAGCGTGTTGGAAAACAGAACGCGCCTCTCATGGCAGGGCCGTGATCTCTGGATCGCAGCCGTCCAGGATCTAAAACGTCTTAAAGCGCTTCGGGGATCGCTTCAGGACAAAGCCGATATTGAAGCGCTTGAAGGGGGAGGAGAAGGATGA
- a CDS encoding abortive infection system antitoxin AbiGi family protein, whose protein sequence is MATRQRYVSTEMTHFVGRDLPEADQYKLLIQIITSGWLTHPPHNPAISGRLTVNTDARISENEMYYPQIICFSDIPIGELDIHIQKFSRFGLSFLKSFLVEQGANPVFYIAKNALSRDKGRTDRVTLAERFDQTIQDYHDLFGELRNSLEKPDLPDHLKRLLSIKEFLDYHIFSFLKFFDASKPEDDPKHFYMEREWRILGNLHFTLQDIRRIILPESYASRLREELPKYIGQITFVE, encoded by the coding sequence ATGGCCACGCGACAACGTTATGTCTCCACAGAGATGACCCACTTTGTCGGGAGGGATCTCCCCGAAGCCGATCAATACAAGCTCCTGATCCAGATCATCACCTCCGGCTGGCTGACCCACCCGCCGCACAATCCGGCCATCTCCGGTCGGCTCACCGTCAATACCGACGCGCGAATCAGCGAAAACGAGATGTATTATCCGCAGATCATCTGCTTCTCCGATATTCCGATCGGAGAGCTCGATATCCACATTCAAAAATTCAGCCGATTCGGCCTCTCCTTTTTAAAATCGTTCCTGGTCGAGCAGGGGGCCAATCCGGTTTTTTACATCGCCAAAAATGCGCTCTCGCGCGACAAAGGGAGAACGGACCGGGTCACGCTGGCCGAGCGCTTTGATCAAACCATTCAGGATTACCATGATCTTTTTGGAGAGCTGCGCAACTCTCTTGAAAAGCCCGACCTTCCCGATCACCTGAAGCGGCTTCTCTCCATTAAAGAGTTCCTCGATTATCATATCTTCAGCTTCTTGAAGTTTTTTGACGCGTCGAAGCCGGAAGATGATCCCAAGCACTTCTACATGGAGCGGGAGTGGCGGATCCTCGGCAACCTCCACTTTACCCTTCAAGACATCCGCCGGATCATCCTCCCCGAATCATACGCCTCCCGCCTCCGGGAAGAGCTGCCGAAATATATCGGCCAGATTACGTTCGTGGAGTAA